From a region of the Thiorhodovibrio winogradskyi genome:
- a CDS encoding tetratricopeptide repeat protein: MKTSLDEAAQLIDDNRLDDALAAYEAILEKHPDIAMAYVGIGNIHAKRGQDDEALEYYEGALHLRQDFIPALLQSGYAHARQGADEKALSKFKDVLNFNPSVIMAWLSIARIHAKQGEFQQAIDHLQQALSFNPQFEAARLALAGIYQKQGDAQAALTEIEKVERAKPESFQSLLRLAALLFELKHYQRAINACNQAITLAPERADAHQLLGRCHLALGEHDSALAAFLTSERLDPERVAASFGIVEVNIATRDFEEARRRLITLTKGVKKLGMAHRMLGELLMREESWADAVAEFRAAVLHSTWLVEKQPELGQIPPDPTNPRTEAECYADLFSKFSPFRDFSPETINDDSADSPPNMIGGR; the protein is encoded by the coding sequence GTGAAGACCTCCTTGGATGAAGCGGCACAGTTGATCGATGACAATCGCCTTGATGATGCGCTTGCAGCCTATGAAGCAATTCTTGAAAAACATCCTGATATCGCCATGGCATATGTAGGAATCGGAAATATTCACGCCAAGCGCGGGCAAGACGACGAAGCCTTGGAGTACTATGAAGGCGCATTGCATCTGCGCCAGGATTTTATCCCGGCTCTTTTGCAATCCGGTTACGCTCATGCGCGTCAAGGCGCCGATGAAAAAGCCTTATCGAAATTCAAGGACGTACTCAATTTCAACCCCTCGGTGATCATGGCATGGCTAAGTATTGCTCGGATCCATGCCAAGCAAGGGGAATTTCAGCAAGCGATTGACCATCTACAACAGGCACTGAGCTTTAATCCGCAATTCGAGGCGGCTCGGCTAGCATTGGCGGGTATTTATCAAAAGCAAGGGGATGCGCAAGCAGCTTTGACCGAAATCGAGAAGGTTGAACGAGCCAAACCAGAGTCTTTTCAAAGCCTCCTGCGGCTAGCTGCCTTGTTGTTTGAACTAAAGCATTACCAACGCGCCATCAATGCTTGCAATCAGGCGATCACGCTCGCGCCCGAACGGGCCGATGCGCATCAGCTTCTCGGTCGCTGCCATCTTGCCTTAGGTGAACACGACAGCGCCCTGGCTGCTTTCCTGACTTCTGAGCGACTCGACCCCGAGCGCGTTGCAGCCAGCTTCGGCATCGTGGAGGTCAATATTGCAACACGCGATTTCGAGGAAGCCAGACGGCGACTCATCACCTTGACCAAGGGCGTGAAAAAGCTCGGCATGGCCCATCGAATGCTTGGCGAGCTCCTGATGCGCGAAGAGTCCTGGGCGGATGCCGTGGCTGAATTTCGAGCGGCCGTTCTTCATAGTACATGGTTGGTAGAAAAACAACCTGAACTGGGGCAAATCCCACCTGACCCCACCAATCCACGAACCGAAGCGGAATGTTACGCAGATCTTTTTTCAAAGTTCTCTCCTTTTCGTGATTTCTCACCCGAAACCATCAATGATGATTCCGCGGATTCTCCACCGAATATGATTGGCGGCAGATAG
- a CDS encoding aspartate aminotransferase family protein, producing MKDTYACPCDESRMYDRFLNPVKAEGMWVWFEGDSEPYLDLVLNYCSVNFGHCYPPILKIVQEAVKEVDQIHSFHSQDKLELSEILASKVGGNKKAYQVYFNIGGSAAVSDALRLCRFASGKRFIIAFEGAFHGVSEAAASVADKRLIAREQYGVPISDFTLSVSFPSQHNDVSVEDTLSKIEQLFAEYDVAGVIIEPIQGAGGFVIPKEQFLPGLSQLCQKHSVNLVVDEIQVGFGRAGSLFVYQQYGVEHPDVVLLSKSIGGGYFPVSAVIARAELFEKVPSRGTAFQTTFNNSSFGLRVANRLMQYVEKEQLFDDVLKRGAVFLEKIQFLSQSPYVNNLRGVGFAIAFDLIDPNSGEPSDLLAKKLMSICLEEHVILYACGVHFNSIKIIPPIVITEREMDVIAERLRLCFDKFHAQIL from the coding sequence ATGAAAGACACCTATGCGTGCCCGTGCGATGAATCAAGAATGTATGACCGTTTTCTCAATCCCGTGAAGGCAGAGGGAATGTGGGTATGGTTTGAGGGTGATTCCGAACCATACCTTGATTTGGTTTTGAATTATTGCTCGGTGAATTTTGGTCACTGCTATCCACCGATCCTGAAGATTGTTCAAGAAGCTGTAAAAGAAGTCGATCAAATACACTCATTTCACTCGCAAGACAAGCTCGAGTTAAGCGAAATTCTTGCCTCGAAAGTCGGCGGAAATAAAAAAGCCTATCAAGTTTATTTCAATATCGGCGGTTCAGCCGCGGTCTCGGATGCACTGCGATTGTGTCGTTTCGCGAGTGGAAAACGTTTCATCATCGCCTTCGAGGGTGCCTTTCACGGTGTGAGTGAAGCGGCTGCGTCAGTTGCGGATAAACGATTGATCGCGCGGGAGCAGTATGGTGTACCAATATCGGATTTCACCTTATCCGTATCCTTCCCGAGTCAACATAATGATGTGTCTGTCGAGGATACTCTATCAAAGATAGAGCAGTTATTCGCCGAGTACGATGTTGCTGGGGTCATCATCGAGCCAATACAAGGTGCGGGCGGCTTTGTTATTCCTAAAGAGCAGTTTTTACCTGGGCTTAGTCAACTATGTCAGAAGCATTCAGTGAATCTTGTCGTCGATGAGATTCAGGTTGGCTTTGGTCGCGCCGGATCCTTGTTTGTGTATCAACAATACGGCGTGGAGCATCCTGATGTCGTTCTGCTATCGAAATCGATCGGTGGTGGTTATTTTCCCGTAAGCGCGGTTATTGCGCGAGCTGAATTGTTCGAGAAGGTTCCCAGTCGAGGAACGGCATTCCAGACAACCTTCAACAATAGTTCGTTTGGTCTGCGTGTAGCTAACCGACTCATGCAATATGTCGAAAAAGAACAGTTATTCGATGATGTATTAAAACGGGGTGCGGTATTTTTAGAAAAGATTCAGTTCCTGAGTCAAAGTCCTTACGTTAACAATCTGCGCGGCGTTGGCTTCGCCATCGCATTTGATCTAATAGATCCCAACTCTGGGGAACCATCGGATCTTCTCGCCAAAAAATTAATGTCCATTTGCTTGGAGGAACACGTGATCCTTTATGCCTGCGGGGTTCACTTCAACAGCATTAAAATCATTCCGCCAATTGTCATCACTGAAAGGGAGATGGATGTGATCGCGGAGCGTTTGCGCTTGTGTTTTGACAAATTTCACGCACAGATACTTTGA
- a CDS encoding 2-hydroxyacid dehydrogenase, whose protein sequence is MNLLYIGVCREHLENHYPLYHPGQFMASHFSAEELIARVRDDNIDVLMVDVIHLAFDRALLRQLRGQIRQINFLYQSVSSLVDLEEAHHCGILVTKLPDDVYCNEVAEFVIAQLLCACKGMIKFDASMRGGTWNQAITTNQSLRGKTLGVVGFGHIGRRIIQLCSTWDMRLLVSKRDCSNHPMTDNATCVELQVLLEESDFVALAVPLTQETRGLLNSENIERMKHNAILINVSRGDIVDESAVSNALLTGRLGYYCADVFSQEPLAQGHPFLSNESTILSPHVAWSTEGTLKKSFHIWSNQVLPTGRDAS, encoded by the coding sequence ATGAATCTGCTCTACATTGGGGTTTGTCGAGAACATCTGGAAAACCACTATCCCCTTTATCATCCCGGACAATTCATGGCGTCGCACTTCAGCGCTGAGGAATTGATCGCCAGAGTCAGGGATGACAACATCGATGTGCTAATGGTCGATGTGATTCATCTCGCATTTGACAGGGCTTTGCTGCGGCAGTTGAGGGGCCAGATTCGGCAGATTAATTTTCTTTATCAGTCGGTTTCCTCCCTGGTTGATCTTGAGGAGGCACATCACTGTGGCATCTTGGTGACAAAACTACCCGATGACGTCTATTGCAACGAAGTCGCGGAGTTCGTGATTGCACAACTGCTGTGTGCGTGCAAGGGAATGATCAAGTTCGACGCATCCATGCGCGGCGGAACCTGGAATCAAGCCATCACGACGAACCAAAGCTTGCGCGGAAAAACGCTTGGAGTTGTAGGTTTCGGTCACATCGGTCGGCGCATTATTCAACTCTGTTCAACTTGGGATATGCGACTCTTGGTCTCTAAACGAGATTGCTCCAACCATCCCATGACTGATAATGCGACCTGTGTCGAATTACAAGTGTTGCTAGAGGAGAGTGATTTTGTCGCTCTTGCCGTTCCTCTGACACAAGAAACGCGCGGACTGCTTAATTCCGAGAATATTGAGCGGATGAAACACAATGCGATCCTAATTAATGTCTCACGCGGTGATATTGTCGATGAGTCGGCCGTGAGCAATGCCTTGCTTACAGGTCGACTTGGCTATTATTGTGCCGACGTCTTTTCGCAAGAACCCCTTGCGCAAGGACATCCATTCCTATCAAACGAAAGTACAATTCTCTCACCCCATGTTGCGTGGTCGACGGAAGGGACTCTAAAAAAATCCTTTCACATTTGGTCAAATCAAGTGTTGCCTACCGGCAGGGATGCCAGTTAA